A stretch of Physeter macrocephalus isolate SW-GA chromosome 8, ASM283717v5, whole genome shotgun sequence DNA encodes these proteins:
- the LOC102984399 gene encoding organic cation/carnitine transporter 2 isoform X3, with the protein MRDYDEVTAFLGEWGPFQRLIFFLLSASIIPNGFNGLSSVFLTATPEHHCRVPDTANLSSVWRNHSLPLQLQDGREVPHSCRRYRLATIVNFSALGLEPGRDVDLEQLEQEGCLDGWEFNQDIFLSTIVTEWNLVCEDDWKAPLTVSLFFGGVLVGSFISGQLSDRFGRKNVLFATMGMQTGFSFLQIFSKNFEMFAMLFFLVGMGQISNYVAAFVLGTEILGKFIPESPRWLISQGRFKEAEVIIRRAAKINGIVAPSTIFDSSELQDLSSKKQQSHSILDLLRTWNIRMVTIMSIILWMTISVGYFGLSLDTPNLHGDVYLNSFLSAVVEVPAYVLAWLLLQHLPRRYSMATALFLGGSVLLFVQLVPRDLYYLATILVMVGKFGVTAAFSMVYVYTAELYPTVVRNMGMGVSSTASRLGSILSPYFIYLGAYDRFLPYILMGSLTILTAILTLFLPESFGTPLPDTIDQMLRVKGIKYRQTPSHTKMLKDGEESPTVLKNTGF; encoded by the exons ATGCGGGACTACGACGAAGTGACCGCCTTCCTGGGCGAGTGGGGCCCTTTCCAGCGCCTCATCTTCTTCCTGCTCAGCGCCAGCATCATCCCCAACGGCTTCAACGGCCTGTCGTCCGTGTTCCTGACGGCGACCCCGGAGCACCACTGTCGGGTGCCGGACACAGCGAACCTGAGCAGCGTGTGGCGCAACCACAGTCTCCCGCTGCAGCTGCAGGACGGCCGCGAGGTGCCTCACAGCTGCCGCCGCTACCGGCTCGCGACGATCGTCAACTTCTCGGCGCTCGGGCTGGAGCCGGGGCGCGACGTGGACCTGGAGCAGCTGGAGCAGGAGGGCTGCCTGGATGGCTGGGAGTTCAACCAGGACATCTTCCTGTCCACCATCGTGACCGAG TGGAACCTGGTGTGTGAGGACGACTGGAAGGCCCCGCTCACGGTCTCCTTGTTTTTCGGGGGTGTGCTGGTGGGCTCCTTCATTTCGGGGCAGCTCTCAGACAG gTTTGGTCGGAAGAATGTGCTGTTTGCGACAATGGGCATGCAGACTGGCTTCAGCTTCCTGCAGATCTTCTCGAAGAACTTTGAGATGTTTGCCATGCTGTTTTTCCTTGTAGGCATGGGCCAGATCTCCAACTACGTGGCAGCATTTGTCCTGG GAACAGAAATTCTTGGCAA GTTCATCCCTGAGTCCCCCCGATGGCTCATCTCTCAAGGCCGATTTAAAGAGGCAGAGGTGATCATCCGCAGGGCTGCCAAAATCAATGGGATCGTTGCACCTTCAACCATCTTTGACTCAAGTGAG CTACAAGACCTAAGCTCCAAGAAACAGCAGTCTCACAGCATTCTGGATCTGCTCCGAACCTGGAATATCCGGATGGTCACCATCATGTCCATAATTCTGTG GATGACCATATCAGTGGGCTATTTTGGGCTTTCCCTTGACACTCCTAACTTGCATGGGGATGTCTATTTGAACTCTTTCCTTTCGGCTGTGGTTGAAGTCCCAGCATATGTGTTGGCCTGGCTGCTCCTGCAGCACCTGCCCCGACGCTATTCCATGGCCACCGCCCTCTTCCTGGGTGGCAGCGTTCTTCTCTTCGTGCAGCTGGTGCCCCGAG ACTTGTATTATTTGGCTACCATCCTGGTGATGGTGGGTAAGTTTGGAGTCACTGCTGCCTTCTCCATGGTCTACGTGTACACAGCCGAGCTGTACCCCACAGTGGTCAGGAACATGGGCATGGGAGTCAGCTCCACAGCGTCCCGCCTGGGCAGCATTCTGTCTCCCTACTTCATTTACCTTG GTGCCTACGACCGCTTCCTGCCCTACATTCTCATGGGGAGTCTGACCATCCTGACAGCCATCCTCACCTTGTTCCTCCCAGAGAGCTTCGGCACCCCACTCCCAGACACCATTGACCAGATGCTAAGGGTCAAAGG AATAAAATACAGGCAAACTCCAAGCCacacaaagatgttaaaagatgGTGAAGAAAGCCCCACAGTCCTTAAAAACACAGGCTTCTAA
- the LOC102984399 gene encoding organic cation/carnitine transporter 2 isoform X1 → MRDYDEVTAFLGEWGPFQRLIFFLLSASIIPNGFNGLSSVFLTATPEHHCRVPDTANLSSVWRNHSLPLQLQDGREVPHSCRRYRLATIVNFSALGLEPGRDVDLEQLEQEGCLDGWEFNQDIFLSTIVTEWNLVCEDDWKAPLTVSLFFGGVLVGSFISGQLSDRFGRKNVLFATMGMQTGFSFLQIFSKNFEMFAMLFFLVGMGQISNYVAAFVLGTEILGKSVRIIFSTLGVCIFYAFGYMLLPLFAYFIRDWRMLLLALTVPGVLCFPLWWFIPESPRWLISQGRFKEAEVIIRRAAKINGIVAPSTIFDSSELQDLSSKKQQSHSILDLLRTWNIRMVTIMSIILWMTISVGYFGLSLDTPNLHGDVYLNSFLSAVVEVPAYVLAWLLLQHLPRRYSMATALFLGGSVLLFVQLVPRDLYYLATILVMVGKFGVTAAFSMVYVYTAELYPTVVRNMGMGVSSTASRLGSILSPYFIYLGAYDRFLPYILMGSLTILTAILTLFLPESFGTPLPDTIDQMLRVKGIKYRQTPSHTKMLKDGEESPTVLKNTGF, encoded by the exons ATGCGGGACTACGACGAAGTGACCGCCTTCCTGGGCGAGTGGGGCCCTTTCCAGCGCCTCATCTTCTTCCTGCTCAGCGCCAGCATCATCCCCAACGGCTTCAACGGCCTGTCGTCCGTGTTCCTGACGGCGACCCCGGAGCACCACTGTCGGGTGCCGGACACAGCGAACCTGAGCAGCGTGTGGCGCAACCACAGTCTCCCGCTGCAGCTGCAGGACGGCCGCGAGGTGCCTCACAGCTGCCGCCGCTACCGGCTCGCGACGATCGTCAACTTCTCGGCGCTCGGGCTGGAGCCGGGGCGCGACGTGGACCTGGAGCAGCTGGAGCAGGAGGGCTGCCTGGATGGCTGGGAGTTCAACCAGGACATCTTCCTGTCCACCATCGTGACCGAG TGGAACCTGGTGTGTGAGGACGACTGGAAGGCCCCGCTCACGGTCTCCTTGTTTTTCGGGGGTGTGCTGGTGGGCTCCTTCATTTCGGGGCAGCTCTCAGACAG gTTTGGTCGGAAGAATGTGCTGTTTGCGACAATGGGCATGCAGACTGGCTTCAGCTTCCTGCAGATCTTCTCGAAGAACTTTGAGATGTTTGCCATGCTGTTTTTCCTTGTAGGCATGGGCCAGATCTCCAACTACGTGGCAGCATTTGTCCTGG GAACAGAAATTCTTGGCAAGTCAGTTCGTATTATATTCTCTACGTTAGGCGtgtgtatattttatgcatttggcTACATGCTGCTGCCGCTGTTTGCTTACTTCATCAGAGACTGGCGGATGCTTCTGCTGGCGCTGACGGTGCCGGGGGTGCTGTGCTTCCCGCTGTGGTG GTTCATCCCTGAGTCCCCCCGATGGCTCATCTCTCAAGGCCGATTTAAAGAGGCAGAGGTGATCATCCGCAGGGCTGCCAAAATCAATGGGATCGTTGCACCTTCAACCATCTTTGACTCAAGTGAG CTACAAGACCTAAGCTCCAAGAAACAGCAGTCTCACAGCATTCTGGATCTGCTCCGAACCTGGAATATCCGGATGGTCACCATCATGTCCATAATTCTGTG GATGACCATATCAGTGGGCTATTTTGGGCTTTCCCTTGACACTCCTAACTTGCATGGGGATGTCTATTTGAACTCTTTCCTTTCGGCTGTGGTTGAAGTCCCAGCATATGTGTTGGCCTGGCTGCTCCTGCAGCACCTGCCCCGACGCTATTCCATGGCCACCGCCCTCTTCCTGGGTGGCAGCGTTCTTCTCTTCGTGCAGCTGGTGCCCCGAG ACTTGTATTATTTGGCTACCATCCTGGTGATGGTGGGTAAGTTTGGAGTCACTGCTGCCTTCTCCATGGTCTACGTGTACACAGCCGAGCTGTACCCCACAGTGGTCAGGAACATGGGCATGGGAGTCAGCTCCACAGCGTCCCGCCTGGGCAGCATTCTGTCTCCCTACTTCATTTACCTTG GTGCCTACGACCGCTTCCTGCCCTACATTCTCATGGGGAGTCTGACCATCCTGACAGCCATCCTCACCTTGTTCCTCCCAGAGAGCTTCGGCACCCCACTCCCAGACACCATTGACCAGATGCTAAGGGTCAAAGG AATAAAATACAGGCAAACTCCAAGCCacacaaagatgttaaaagatgGTGAAGAAAGCCCCACAGTCCTTAAAAACACAGGCTTCTAA
- the LOC102984399 gene encoding organic cation/carnitine transporter 2 isoform X5, translating to MRDYDEVTAFLGEWGPFQRLIFFLLSASIIPNGFNGLSSVFLTATPEHHCRVPDTANLSSVWRNHSLPLQLQDGREVPHSCRRYRLATIVNFSALGLEPGRDVDLEQLEQEGCLDGWEFNQDIFLSTIVTEWNLVCEDDWKAPLTVSLFFGGVLVGSFISGQLSDRHGPDLQLRGSICPGFIPESPRWLISQGRFKEAEVIIRRAAKINGIVAPSTIFDSSELQDLSSKKQQSHSILDLLRTWNIRMVTIMSIILWMTISVGYFGLSLDTPNLHGDVYLNSFLSAVVEVPAYVLAWLLLQHLPRRYSMATALFLGGSVLLFVQLVPRDLYYLATILVMVGKFGVTAAFSMVYVYTAELYPTVVRNMGMGVSSTASRLGSILSPYFIYLGAYDRFLPYILMGSLTILTAILTLFLPESFGTPLPDTIDQMLRVKGIKYRQTPSHTKMLKDGEESPTVLKNTGF from the exons ATGCGGGACTACGACGAAGTGACCGCCTTCCTGGGCGAGTGGGGCCCTTTCCAGCGCCTCATCTTCTTCCTGCTCAGCGCCAGCATCATCCCCAACGGCTTCAACGGCCTGTCGTCCGTGTTCCTGACGGCGACCCCGGAGCACCACTGTCGGGTGCCGGACACAGCGAACCTGAGCAGCGTGTGGCGCAACCACAGTCTCCCGCTGCAGCTGCAGGACGGCCGCGAGGTGCCTCACAGCTGCCGCCGCTACCGGCTCGCGACGATCGTCAACTTCTCGGCGCTCGGGCTGGAGCCGGGGCGCGACGTGGACCTGGAGCAGCTGGAGCAGGAGGGCTGCCTGGATGGCTGGGAGTTCAACCAGGACATCTTCCTGTCCACCATCGTGACCGAG TGGAACCTGGTGTGTGAGGACGACTGGAAGGCCCCGCTCACGGTCTCCTTGTTTTTCGGGGGTGTGCTGGTGGGCTCCTTCATTTCGGGGCAGCTCTCAGACAG GCATGGGCCAGATCTCCAACTACGTGGCAGCATTTGTCCTGG GTTCATCCCTGAGTCCCCCCGATGGCTCATCTCTCAAGGCCGATTTAAAGAGGCAGAGGTGATCATCCGCAGGGCTGCCAAAATCAATGGGATCGTTGCACCTTCAACCATCTTTGACTCAAGTGAG CTACAAGACCTAAGCTCCAAGAAACAGCAGTCTCACAGCATTCTGGATCTGCTCCGAACCTGGAATATCCGGATGGTCACCATCATGTCCATAATTCTGTG GATGACCATATCAGTGGGCTATTTTGGGCTTTCCCTTGACACTCCTAACTTGCATGGGGATGTCTATTTGAACTCTTTCCTTTCGGCTGTGGTTGAAGTCCCAGCATATGTGTTGGCCTGGCTGCTCCTGCAGCACCTGCCCCGACGCTATTCCATGGCCACCGCCCTCTTCCTGGGTGGCAGCGTTCTTCTCTTCGTGCAGCTGGTGCCCCGAG ACTTGTATTATTTGGCTACCATCCTGGTGATGGTGGGTAAGTTTGGAGTCACTGCTGCCTTCTCCATGGTCTACGTGTACACAGCCGAGCTGTACCCCACAGTGGTCAGGAACATGGGCATGGGAGTCAGCTCCACAGCGTCCCGCCTGGGCAGCATTCTGTCTCCCTACTTCATTTACCTTG GTGCCTACGACCGCTTCCTGCCCTACATTCTCATGGGGAGTCTGACCATCCTGACAGCCATCCTCACCTTGTTCCTCCCAGAGAGCTTCGGCACCCCACTCCCAGACACCATTGACCAGATGCTAAGGGTCAAAGG AATAAAATACAGGCAAACTCCAAGCCacacaaagatgttaaaagatgGTGAAGAAAGCCCCACAGTCCTTAAAAACACAGGCTTCTAA
- the LOC102984399 gene encoding organic cation/carnitine transporter 2 isoform X4, giving the protein MRDYDEVTAFLGEWGPFQRLIFFLLSASIIPNGFNGLSSVFLTATPEHHCRVPDTANLSSVWRNHSLPLQLQDGREVPHSCRRYRLATIVNFSALGLEPGRDVDLEQLEQEGCLDGWEFNQDIFLSTIVTEWNLVCEDDWKAPLTVSLFFGGVLVGSFISGQLSDRHGPDLQLRGSICPGDWRMLLLALTVPGVLCFPLWWFIPESPRWLISQGRFKEAEVIIRRAAKINGIVAPSTIFDSSELQDLSSKKQQSHSILDLLRTWNIRMVTIMSIILWMTISVGYFGLSLDTPNLHGDVYLNSFLSAVVEVPAYVLAWLLLQHLPRRYSMATALFLGGSVLLFVQLVPRDLYYLATILVMVGKFGVTAAFSMVYVYTAELYPTVVRNMGMGVSSTASRLGSILSPYFIYLGAYDRFLPYILMGSLTILTAILTLFLPESFGTPLPDTIDQMLRVKGIKYRQTPSHTKMLKDGEESPTVLKNTGF; this is encoded by the exons ATGCGGGACTACGACGAAGTGACCGCCTTCCTGGGCGAGTGGGGCCCTTTCCAGCGCCTCATCTTCTTCCTGCTCAGCGCCAGCATCATCCCCAACGGCTTCAACGGCCTGTCGTCCGTGTTCCTGACGGCGACCCCGGAGCACCACTGTCGGGTGCCGGACACAGCGAACCTGAGCAGCGTGTGGCGCAACCACAGTCTCCCGCTGCAGCTGCAGGACGGCCGCGAGGTGCCTCACAGCTGCCGCCGCTACCGGCTCGCGACGATCGTCAACTTCTCGGCGCTCGGGCTGGAGCCGGGGCGCGACGTGGACCTGGAGCAGCTGGAGCAGGAGGGCTGCCTGGATGGCTGGGAGTTCAACCAGGACATCTTCCTGTCCACCATCGTGACCGAG TGGAACCTGGTGTGTGAGGACGACTGGAAGGCCCCGCTCACGGTCTCCTTGTTTTTCGGGGGTGTGCTGGTGGGCTCCTTCATTTCGGGGCAGCTCTCAGACAG GCATGGGCCAGATCTCCAACTACGTGGCAGCATTTGTCCTGG AGACTGGCGGATGCTTCTGCTGGCGCTGACGGTGCCGGGGGTGCTGTGCTTCCCGCTGTGGTG GTTCATCCCTGAGTCCCCCCGATGGCTCATCTCTCAAGGCCGATTTAAAGAGGCAGAGGTGATCATCCGCAGGGCTGCCAAAATCAATGGGATCGTTGCACCTTCAACCATCTTTGACTCAAGTGAG CTACAAGACCTAAGCTCCAAGAAACAGCAGTCTCACAGCATTCTGGATCTGCTCCGAACCTGGAATATCCGGATGGTCACCATCATGTCCATAATTCTGTG GATGACCATATCAGTGGGCTATTTTGGGCTTTCCCTTGACACTCCTAACTTGCATGGGGATGTCTATTTGAACTCTTTCCTTTCGGCTGTGGTTGAAGTCCCAGCATATGTGTTGGCCTGGCTGCTCCTGCAGCACCTGCCCCGACGCTATTCCATGGCCACCGCCCTCTTCCTGGGTGGCAGCGTTCTTCTCTTCGTGCAGCTGGTGCCCCGAG ACTTGTATTATTTGGCTACCATCCTGGTGATGGTGGGTAAGTTTGGAGTCACTGCTGCCTTCTCCATGGTCTACGTGTACACAGCCGAGCTGTACCCCACAGTGGTCAGGAACATGGGCATGGGAGTCAGCTCCACAGCGTCCCGCCTGGGCAGCATTCTGTCTCCCTACTTCATTTACCTTG GTGCCTACGACCGCTTCCTGCCCTACATTCTCATGGGGAGTCTGACCATCCTGACAGCCATCCTCACCTTGTTCCTCCCAGAGAGCTTCGGCACCCCACTCCCAGACACCATTGACCAGATGCTAAGGGTCAAAGG AATAAAATACAGGCAAACTCCAAGCCacacaaagatgttaaaagatgGTGAAGAAAGCCCCACAGTCCTTAAAAACACAGGCTTCTAA
- the LOC102984399 gene encoding organic cation/carnitine transporter 2 isoform X2, translating to MRDYDEVTAFLGEWGPFQRLIFFLLSASIIPNGFNGLSSVFLTATPEHHCRVPDTANLSSVWRNHSLPLQLQDGREVPHSCRRYRLATIVNFSALGLEPGRDVDLEQLEQEGCLDGWEFNQDIFLSTIVTEWNLVCEDDWKAPLTVSLFFGGVLVGSFISGQLSDRFGRKNVLFATMGMQTGFSFLQIFSKNFEMFAMLFFLVGMGQISNYVAAFVLGTEILGKDWRMLLLALTVPGVLCFPLWWFIPESPRWLISQGRFKEAEVIIRRAAKINGIVAPSTIFDSSELQDLSSKKQQSHSILDLLRTWNIRMVTIMSIILWMTISVGYFGLSLDTPNLHGDVYLNSFLSAVVEVPAYVLAWLLLQHLPRRYSMATALFLGGSVLLFVQLVPRDLYYLATILVMVGKFGVTAAFSMVYVYTAELYPTVVRNMGMGVSSTASRLGSILSPYFIYLGAYDRFLPYILMGSLTILTAILTLFLPESFGTPLPDTIDQMLRVKGIKYRQTPSHTKMLKDGEESPTVLKNTGF from the exons ATGCGGGACTACGACGAAGTGACCGCCTTCCTGGGCGAGTGGGGCCCTTTCCAGCGCCTCATCTTCTTCCTGCTCAGCGCCAGCATCATCCCCAACGGCTTCAACGGCCTGTCGTCCGTGTTCCTGACGGCGACCCCGGAGCACCACTGTCGGGTGCCGGACACAGCGAACCTGAGCAGCGTGTGGCGCAACCACAGTCTCCCGCTGCAGCTGCAGGACGGCCGCGAGGTGCCTCACAGCTGCCGCCGCTACCGGCTCGCGACGATCGTCAACTTCTCGGCGCTCGGGCTGGAGCCGGGGCGCGACGTGGACCTGGAGCAGCTGGAGCAGGAGGGCTGCCTGGATGGCTGGGAGTTCAACCAGGACATCTTCCTGTCCACCATCGTGACCGAG TGGAACCTGGTGTGTGAGGACGACTGGAAGGCCCCGCTCACGGTCTCCTTGTTTTTCGGGGGTGTGCTGGTGGGCTCCTTCATTTCGGGGCAGCTCTCAGACAG gTTTGGTCGGAAGAATGTGCTGTTTGCGACAATGGGCATGCAGACTGGCTTCAGCTTCCTGCAGATCTTCTCGAAGAACTTTGAGATGTTTGCCATGCTGTTTTTCCTTGTAGGCATGGGCCAGATCTCCAACTACGTGGCAGCATTTGTCCTGG GAACAGAAATTCTTGGCAA AGACTGGCGGATGCTTCTGCTGGCGCTGACGGTGCCGGGGGTGCTGTGCTTCCCGCTGTGGTG GTTCATCCCTGAGTCCCCCCGATGGCTCATCTCTCAAGGCCGATTTAAAGAGGCAGAGGTGATCATCCGCAGGGCTGCCAAAATCAATGGGATCGTTGCACCTTCAACCATCTTTGACTCAAGTGAG CTACAAGACCTAAGCTCCAAGAAACAGCAGTCTCACAGCATTCTGGATCTGCTCCGAACCTGGAATATCCGGATGGTCACCATCATGTCCATAATTCTGTG GATGACCATATCAGTGGGCTATTTTGGGCTTTCCCTTGACACTCCTAACTTGCATGGGGATGTCTATTTGAACTCTTTCCTTTCGGCTGTGGTTGAAGTCCCAGCATATGTGTTGGCCTGGCTGCTCCTGCAGCACCTGCCCCGACGCTATTCCATGGCCACCGCCCTCTTCCTGGGTGGCAGCGTTCTTCTCTTCGTGCAGCTGGTGCCCCGAG ACTTGTATTATTTGGCTACCATCCTGGTGATGGTGGGTAAGTTTGGAGTCACTGCTGCCTTCTCCATGGTCTACGTGTACACAGCCGAGCTGTACCCCACAGTGGTCAGGAACATGGGCATGGGAGTCAGCTCCACAGCGTCCCGCCTGGGCAGCATTCTGTCTCCCTACTTCATTTACCTTG GTGCCTACGACCGCTTCCTGCCCTACATTCTCATGGGGAGTCTGACCATCCTGACAGCCATCCTCACCTTGTTCCTCCCAGAGAGCTTCGGCACCCCACTCCCAGACACCATTGACCAGATGCTAAGGGTCAAAGG AATAAAATACAGGCAAACTCCAAGCCacacaaagatgttaaaagatgGTGAAGAAAGCCCCACAGTCCTTAAAAACACAGGCTTCTAA